The DNA sequence CGAGACCTTGATCGAAATGGTTGAAAAAACCGATTTGACAAGGTCATTCAGTGCTATCTGAGCCAAAATCGGACACGAGTTCCTCAGCAGACCAATTGCTCAAAAATACCAGCGGTTGTGACGATCATACGAGCCTTGACCAGCCCCGTGTGACTCACCCGCGTGAGGTGCTGGAAGGACCCATCTTGGCAGTCTCCCGCCAGACCAAGTCAGTCGTCGATATTCCCGGCGCACCCAAGCGTTATTCATTCGCAAAGGTGTCCGCGCCCATTGAGGTGCCGGGGCTACTAGATCTTCAACTCGATTCCTACTCCTGGCTGATCGGCACGTCTGAGTGGCGTGCACGTCAGCAAGAGGAGTTCGGCGAGGGAGCCCGCATCACCAGCGGCCTCGAGAATATTCTCGAGGAGCTCTCCCCAATCCAGGATTACTCTGGAAATATGTCCCTGAGCCTCTCGGAGCCACGCTTCGAGCCAGTCAAGAACACCATTGACGAGGCTAAAGAAAAGGACATCAACTACGCGGCACCACTGTATGTGACCGCGGAGTTCGTCAACAACACCACCGGTGAGATCAAGTCCCAGACCGTCTTCATCGGCGATTTCCCGATGATGACCGACAAGGGAACCTTCATCATCAACGGAACCGAGCGTGTGGTGGTCAGTCAGCTCGTCCGCTCCCCGGGCGTGTACTTCGACCAGACCATCGACAAGTCCACCGAGCGTCCCCTGCACGCAGTGAAGGTAATTCCTTCCCGCGGTGCATGGCTCGAATTCGATGTGGACAAGCGCGATTCCGTCGGCGTCCGCATTGACCGCAAGCGCCGTCAGCCGGTCACCGTGCTGCTGAAGGCACTCGGTTGGACCACCGAACAGATCACGGAGCGCTTCGGCTTCTCCGAGATCATGATGTCCACCCTGGAGTCCGATGGTGTTGCCAACACCGACGAGGCCCTGCTGGAGATCTACCGCAAGCAGCGTCCGGGCGAGCAGCCCACCCGCGATCTTGCGCAGTCCCTGCTGGACAACAGCTTCTTCCGTGCAAAGCGCTACGATCTGGCCAAGGTTGGCCGTTACAAGATCAACCGCAAGCTCGGACTCGGTGGCGACAACGACGGTCTGATGACACTGACCGAAGAGGACATCGCCACCACCATCGAGTATCTCGTCCGCCTGCATGCAGGTGAGCGTGTGATGACCTCCCCGACGGGCGAGGACATCCCGGTGGAGACCGACGACATCGATCACTTCGGTAACCGTCGTCTCCGCACCGTTGGTGAGCTCATCCAGAACCAGGTCCGTGTGGGTCTGTCCCGCATGGAGCGTGTTGTCCGCGAGCGTATGACCACCCAGGACGCGGAGTCCATCACTCCGACCTCCCTGATTAACGTTCGCCCTGTATCCGCTGCCATCCGTGAGTTCTTCGGAACCTCACAGCTGTCCCAGTTCATGGATCAGAACAACTCGCTGTCGGGTCTGACCCACAAGCGTCGTCTGTCGGCTCTCGGCCCGGGTGGTCTGTCCCGTGAGCGTGCCGGCATCGAGGTGCGAGACGTTCACCCGTCCCACTACGGCCGCATGTGCCCGATTGAAACCCCGGAAGGCCCGAACATTGGCCTGATCGGTTCCCTGGCGTCCTACGCCCGCGTCAACCCCTTCGGTTTCATCGAGACCCCTTACCGTCGTGTCATCGATGGCAAGCTCACCGATCAGATCGACTACCTGACCGCTGACGAGGAAGACCGCTTCGTTGTCGCCCAGGCAAACACGCACTACAGCGACGACGGTGTCATCATCGATGAGTCCGTGACCGTGCGCCTGAAGGATGGCGACATCGCTATGGTGGCCAACGTTGACGTTGACTACATGGACGTGTCCCCACGCCAGATGGTTTCCGTGGGCACCGCGATGATTCCGTTCCTCGAGCACGACGATGCCAACCGTGCCCTCATGGGTGCGAACATGCAGAAGCAGGCCGTGCCACTGGTCCGCGCCGAGGCCCCATTCGTGGGCACCGGCATGGAGCAGCGTGCAGCCTACGATGCAGGCGACCTCGTGATCACCCCGAAGGCCGGTGTTGTTGAGAACGTCACCGCTGACATCGTCACCATCATGGACGATGAGGGCAAGCGCGACACCTATGTGCTGCGCAAGTTCCAGCGCACCAACCAGGGCACCAGCTACAACCAGAAGCCACTGGTCAGCCAGGGGCAGCGTGTTGAGGCCGGACAGGTCCTCGCCGATGGTCCAGGTACCTTCAATGGTGAAATGTCTCTGGGACGTAACCTGCTCGTGGCGTTCATGCCATGGGAAGGTCACAACTATGAGGATGCGATCATCCTCAACCAGAACATCGTGGAGCAGGACATCCTGACCTCCATCCACATCGAGGAGCACGAGATCGATGCCCGCGACACCAAGCTTGGTGCCGAGGAAATCACCCGTGACATCCCGAACGTCTCCGAGGACGTGCTCAAGGACCTCGACGAACGCGGTATTGTCCGCATCGGTGCAGACGTCCGTGATGGCGACATCCTGGTTGGTAAGGTCACCCCGAAGGGTGAGACCGAGCTGACCCCGGAGGAGCGACTGCTCCGCGCCATCTTCGGCGAGAAGGCCCGCGAAGTCCGCGACACCTCCATGAAGGTTCCGCACGGCGAGACCGGCAAGGTCATCGGCGTCCGTCACTTCTCCCGCGAGGACGATGACGATCTGGCCCCGGGTGTCAACGAGATGATCCGCGTCTATGTCGCCCAGAAGCGCAAGATCCAGGACGGCGATAAGCTCGCCGGCCGCCACGGCAACAAGGGTGTCGTGGGCAAGATCCTGCCTCAGGAGGACATGCCGTTCATGCCGGACGGTACCCCGGTGGACATCATCCTGAACACCCACGGTGTTCCACGTCGTATGAACATCGGCCAGGTTCTGGAAACCCACCTCGGTTGGCTTGCAGCCGCCGGTTGGTCCGTGGATCCTGAGGATCCTGACAACGCTGAACTGGTCAAGACCCTGCCTGCGGACCTCCTCGAGGTTCCGGCTGGTTCCCTGACCGCCACCCCGGTGTTCGACGGTGCCTCCAATGAGGAGCTCGCAGGTCTGCTCGCCAACTCCCGCCCGAACCGTGACGGTGACGTCATGGTCAACGCGGACGGCAAGGCAACGCTCATCGACGGTCGTTCCGGCGAGCCGTACCCGTACCCGGTCTCCATCGGTTACATGTACATGCTCAAGCTGCACCACCTTGTTGATGAGAAGATCCACGCCCGTTCCACCGGCCCGTACTCCATGATCACCCAGCAGCCGCTCGGTGGTAAGGCCCAGTTCGGTGGACAGCGATTCGGCGAGATGGAGGTGTGGGCGATGCAGGCATACGGTGCCGCCTACACCCTGCAGGAACTTCTGACCATCAAGTCTGATGACGTGGTCGGCCGTGTCAAGGTCTACGAGGCAATTGTCAAGGGCGAGAACATCCCGGATCCAGGTATCCCTGAGTCCTTCAAGGTTCTCCTCAAGGAGCTCCAGTCGCTCTGCCTGAACGTGGAGGTCCTCTCCGCTGACGGCACACCGATGGAACTCGCGGGCGACGATGACGACTTCGATCAGGCAGGCGCCTCACTGGGCATCAACCTGTCCCGTGACGAGCGTTCCGACGCTGATACCGCATAGCAGATCAACCAACACACGCTAGAAATCAAGCCAACATCCCCCGGTAACCATAAAGAAACTACCGGGGTGAAAGGGAGTTTTACGTGCTCGACGTAAACGTCTTCGATGAGCTCCGCATCGGCCTGGCCACTGCCGACGACATCCGCCGCTGGTCCAAGGGTGAGGTCAAGAAGCCGGAGACCATCAACTACCGAACCCTCAAGCCTGAGAAGGACGGTCTGTTCTGCGAACGCATCTTCGGCCCGACCCGCGACTGGGAATGCGCCTGCGGTAAGTACAAGCGCGTCCGCTACAAGGGCATCATCTGTGAACGCTGTGGCGTTGAGGTGACCAAGTCCAAGGTTCGCCGTGAGCGCATGGGCCACATTGAGCTCGCCGCACCGGTGACCCACATCTGGTACTTCAAGGGCGTGCCTTCACGTCTGGGTTACCTTCTGGACCTTGCTCCGAAGGACCTGGATCTGATCATCTACTTCGGTGCCAACATCATCACCAGTGTTGATGACGAAGCCCGTCACAGCGATCAGTCGACCCTGGAAGCTGAGATGCTTCTGGAGAAGAAGGACGTTGAGGCAGACGCCGAGGCGGATATCGCCGACCGCGCTGAGAAGCTCGAAGAGGATCTCGCTGAGCTCGAGGCCGCCGGCGCCAAGGCCGACGCACGCCGCAAGGTTCAGAATGCTGCTGAGAAGGAAATGCAGCATATCCGTGAGCGCTCCGAGCGTGAGATCGATCGCCTCGAGGAGATCTGGCAGACCTTCATCAAGCTTGCCCCGAAGCAGATGATCCGTGACGAGAAGCTCTACGACGAGCTCGTTGACCGTTACGAGGACTACTTCACCGGCGGCATGGGTGCAGAATCCATCCAGACCCTCATCCGCGGCTTCGATCTCGATGCCGAGTCTGAGGAACTGCGCGACATCATTCAGAATGGCAAGGGCCAGAAGAAGATGCGTGCGCTGAAGCGACTCAAGGTCGTTGCAGCCTTCCAGCGCTCCGGCAACGATCCAGCCGGCATGGTGCTCAACGCCATTCCAGTGATCCCGCCAGAGCTGCGTCCGATGGTTCAGCTCGACGGTGGCCGTTTCGCCACCTCCGACCTGAACGATCTCTACCGTCGCGTGATCAACCGCAACAACCGCCTCAAGCGCATGATCGAACTCGGTGCACCCGAGATCATCGTGAACAACGAGAAGCGCATGCTGCAGGAATCTGTGGACGCACTCTTCGACAACGGTCGTCGTGGGCGTCCAGTCACCGGACCGGGCAACCGTCCGCTGAAGTCCCTGTCTGACCTCCTGAAGGGCAAGCAGGGTCGATTCCGCCAGAACCTTCTGGGTAAGCGTGTTGACTACTCCGGTCGTTCGGTGATCATCGTTGGTCCACAGCTGCGTCTGCACGAGTGTGGTCTGCCGAAGCTGATGGCTCTTGAGCTGTTCAAGCCTTTCGTGATGAAGCGTCTCGTGGAAAACGAGTA is a window from the Corynebacterium faecale genome containing:
- the rpoB gene encoding DNA-directed RNA polymerase subunit beta, which encodes MLEGPILAVSRQTKSVVDIPGAPKRYSFAKVSAPIEVPGLLDLQLDSYSWLIGTSEWRARQQEEFGEGARITSGLENILEELSPIQDYSGNMSLSLSEPRFEPVKNTIDEAKEKDINYAAPLYVTAEFVNNTTGEIKSQTVFIGDFPMMTDKGTFIINGTERVVVSQLVRSPGVYFDQTIDKSTERPLHAVKVIPSRGAWLEFDVDKRDSVGVRIDRKRRQPVTVLLKALGWTTEQITERFGFSEIMMSTLESDGVANTDEALLEIYRKQRPGEQPTRDLAQSLLDNSFFRAKRYDLAKVGRYKINRKLGLGGDNDGLMTLTEEDIATTIEYLVRLHAGERVMTSPTGEDIPVETDDIDHFGNRRLRTVGELIQNQVRVGLSRMERVVRERMTTQDAESITPTSLINVRPVSAAIREFFGTSQLSQFMDQNNSLSGLTHKRRLSALGPGGLSRERAGIEVRDVHPSHYGRMCPIETPEGPNIGLIGSLASYARVNPFGFIETPYRRVIDGKLTDQIDYLTADEEDRFVVAQANTHYSDDGVIIDESVTVRLKDGDIAMVANVDVDYMDVSPRQMVSVGTAMIPFLEHDDANRALMGANMQKQAVPLVRAEAPFVGTGMEQRAAYDAGDLVITPKAGVVENVTADIVTIMDDEGKRDTYVLRKFQRTNQGTSYNQKPLVSQGQRVEAGQVLADGPGTFNGEMSLGRNLLVAFMPWEGHNYEDAIILNQNIVEQDILTSIHIEEHEIDARDTKLGAEEITRDIPNVSEDVLKDLDERGIVRIGADVRDGDILVGKVTPKGETELTPEERLLRAIFGEKAREVRDTSMKVPHGETGKVIGVRHFSREDDDDLAPGVNEMIRVYVAQKRKIQDGDKLAGRHGNKGVVGKILPQEDMPFMPDGTPVDIILNTHGVPRRMNIGQVLETHLGWLAAAGWSVDPEDPDNAELVKTLPADLLEVPAGSLTATPVFDGASNEELAGLLANSRPNRDGDVMVNADGKATLIDGRSGEPYPYPVSIGYMYMLKLHHLVDEKIHARSTGPYSMITQQPLGGKAQFGGQRFGEMEVWAMQAYGAAYTLQELLTIKSDDVVGRVKVYEAIVKGENIPDPGIPESFKVLLKELQSLCLNVEVLSADGTPMELAGDDDDFDQAGASLGINLSRDERSDADTA